Part of the Sorghum bicolor cultivar BTx623 chromosome 1, Sorghum_bicolor_NCBIv3, whole genome shotgun sequence genome, AAGGAGAGCAACTACTGCAAGTACGACAACCAGGGCCTGCAGCTGTTCACGTCGTCGCTCTACCTCGCCGGGCTGACGGCCACCTTCTTCGCGTCCTACACCACGCGCCGCCTCGGCCGCCGCCTCAccatgctcgtcgccggcgtctTCTTCATCGTCGGGGTCATCTTCAACGGCGCCGCCCAGAACCTCGCCATGCTCATCGTCGGCAGGATCCTGCTCGGCTGCGGCGTCGGCTTCGCCAACCAGGTACGTGATGAGGAGCTAATAATCACGACCGATCTTGCTAGCTAGTGTGATGCGATCGATGGAGTACGTGCGTAGCTCACTTGTTTAGTCAAAAAGTATTGGCAGCAACGTATTTCACGTCAAACCAGTGGACGGGTTGAGGATTAATTTCTTATTTTTCTATAGCAAAGCACGCGCGCGCGAGCATTTGTTTTTTCTACATCGGCGACAAGGACGTGGGTGTATTTTAGTCACCGTCTCTGGTCGATTCAAGCATCTCGGCGATCCTCTAGTCACGCTTAAAATTGTGCAAGCCTGGCAAGTTCACTGCACCAGTGCACCCAGCGTATTTTTATACGCGTGATGGCCCTTCATCGTCTAGCAGCTGTATGTACACTAATTTTAGGAGTATAATAGTATGTATGGGCCCGCCATGCATACGTATTTCCCGGAATTTTGGGTCAAACGAGTAGAGCTATACTTGAATTGTTGGTGTACCCGGAACCCAGATGGCCATATGAACGTGGACACCTGGGCATCGGTGACGGTGCCGAGTCTCGTGTAGGACTTGTGTTTACGTTTGGTTGATAGCAATGGGGTGATAACCCTTCTTTTCAAGTTTCAAGATTCCTCACACAGTATCTAGCAGTTTACTCTAATAAAGAAACTTGGACCAATGACCAGATGATATGTGTGCATTGTGACCGTCGctgtagatttttttttaaaaaaaatatatacatataatGGTGGGAGAATTTTGGTTTTTACGGGTAGTGACACTACTGCTACTTAATCGTTTGTtgctgctactgctactacttGCTCGATCTTTAGCTGTCCCAGTTGCCATCAACAGAAACGACGGAGGAATCTGtaacattaaggccttgtttagataaaaaagattttggatttcgctactgtagtactttcgtttgtttgtggcaagtaTTGTTCAATAATGGACTggttaggatcaaaagattcgtctcgcgatttacagttaaactgtgcaattagtttttatttttgtctatatttaatactttatgcacgtgccgaaagattcgatgtgtcagggaatcttgaaaactttttagtttttaggtgaactaaacaaggcctaagcaagtCATGTTAATTGACTCTAGGACTAGTAGCCATGTTAATAGACCACACGGGCCACGAATAGCGATGCATGCAGTCGTAACTAGCACCAGTAGTCCAGCAGGAAATTACCCGCAGAGCCTTTACTGTCTGGTTGCTAGAGAGCTTGACTTGAACCAGCGTAGTTTGCCTGGAGTCTGCTTGTGCTCTCGTTCCTGTcaggctactactactactacgtgGTGTTTGGCTGCGTCTGCAGCCACAACCACCAGATTCTTGAGGTCTTCCGGGGCTCCCGAAGAGCTTTCGCGTGCGGATTAAACattggcagcggcggcggcaagaTGCTTATCGCCTACCGCTGGATTATTGCAAATCATGCTCATGCGAGCGTGTTCAGTCCAAGCCAACGTATAGGACATGCACAGCGCAATTATGTGAGAGCAGGCGGGACTGGGACAGTGTTCATGTGGTAAGTTTATACATTCAGCAGCTTTCAGGGAAAACAAATGAGGCCTACGACCAGCAGGCGTCGGAGGGGGCACAGATATTTGTCCTAGACATGCTGTTACAGATTAGTATATATCTGTGTACGGGCGTTTAGGTTTCAACACTTCAACTGCTACGGTCGGAAATATCTGCAGGATGTATGCACGGGTGCACCAACGGCTCTGACACTAGTTTCGCTCGTTTGTACTATGTATTACACATCTTCAGGGGACGGGTGCTGGCTTGGCCATTAATATTTTGAGACTTCTAGATTAGTTTTTTTCTTACACTTTTGACTATTTTTTGAGACTTTAGACTAGAACTATTGTGCATCCCCATTGATTGAATGATATGTTTGGCTGAACTGCTGAACAGAACAAACGACTAAGTTCGTTAGGGcccaatatttttttttcttttgaaagaTAAAAGTATCAGCCCAATGGCCATCTTCTGAAGACAACTCGGCCCAATGGGCATCGATGAGGCCGCGTCTCTTCTTGCTACGGCCGTATCGGCGTCCTAGACTGGGCCTGGCAAAAACTAGTTGCAGAACTCGACGATCCTCGCGGCATTCTGTGCATCACAATTCACACGCAAGCTAATGGTATCTTTAATTGCCGGGCTATTCGTTCCGTGCAGGCGGTTCCCCTGTTCCTGTCTGAGATCGCGCCGACGAGGATCCGCGGCGGGCTCAACATCCTGTTCCAGCTCAACGTCACCATCGGCATCCTCTTCGCCAACCTCGTCAACTACGGCACCTCCAAGATCCACCCGTGGGGATGGAGGCTGTCGCTGTCGCTGGCTGGCATCCCGGCGGTGCTGCTCACCCTGGGCGCGCTCTTCGTGACGGACACCCCCAACAGCCTCATCGAGCGCGGCCGCCTTGACGAAGGCAAGGCGGTGCTCAAGAAGATCCGGGGCACCGACAACGTGGAGCCGGAGTTCAACGAGATCGTGGAGGCGAGCCGCGTGGCGCAGGAGGTGAAGCACCCGTTCCGCAACCTCCTCCAGCGCCGCAACCGGCCGCAGCTCGTCATCGCCGTGCTCCTCCAGATCTTCCAGCAGTTCACGGGGATCAACGCCATCATGTTCTACGCGCCCGTGCTGTTCAACACGCTCGGGTTCAAGAGCGATGCGTCGCTCTACTCGGCGGTCATCACGGGTGCCGTCAACGTGCTCTCCACGCTCGTCTCCGTCTACTCCGTCGACCGCGTCGGACGCCGGATGCTGCTGCTGGAGGCCGGCGTGCAGATGTTCCTGTCGCAGGTGGCCATCGCCGTCGTGCTGGGCATCAAGGTCACGGACCACTCTGACAACCTGGGACACGGCTGGGCCATCATGGTCGTCGTCATGGTCTGCACCTTCGTGTCCTCCTTCGCCTGGTCGTGGGGCCCCCTGGGGTGGCTCATCCCCAGCGAGACGTTCCCGCTGGAGACGAGGTCGGCGGGGCAGAGCGTCACCGTCTGCGTCAACCTGCTCTTCACCTTCGTCATCGCGCAGGCCTTCCTCTCCATGCTCTGCCACCTCAAGTACGCCATCTTCGTCTTCTTCTCCGCCTGGGTCCTCGTCATGTCGTTCTTCGTCCTCTTCTTCCTGCCGGAGACCAAGAACGTGCCCATCGAGGAGATGACCGAAAGGGTGTGGAAGCAGCACTGGTTCTGGAAGCGCTACATGGACGACGACAACCACCACATCGTCAACGGCAAGATCACCGCCAACAATGGCGCCTCCGTTTAACTGCTCCATCTGATGGTCCGTTGATGCATCAGACTTCAGACTTGAGTAGAGTATATCCGACCGCCGACAGCGTACTACAGTACTACTGCTGCTGAAGGAATTTATGAGCACAGTGTTCACTTATATAAGATGCAAAAAGGCAACTGGTAGTACTTCAACTGCAATGGCTATGCCTTGTTGTACAGGAGCCGAGTGTTTCAACCAGAGCCCGTGCTCCTCTTTGGTTTGTATCTTTCAACTTTCAAGCAGAGTTTACACGGATTGTAATCTCATCCATCCTAGAACCTTGTACTAAGCGGATCTTGTGAATTGTAACGGTGCCATGCCCCACTCCCCAGTGACCTATATTTTTCAGTGCAGCTACTGTATGTGTCAAGTCTAACACAGAAACCGTTTCTGATCTAATACCACACGAAAACTGAACTTTCAGGCAGATTGCTCGGTTAGCTAAATGGTTGTGCTACAAAACAGTACCATGTTATGAGCAGTGTTTGGGTATCATATGATTTTGTTTCTCTCGATCCCTTTCTCGATGTCCAAATTGCGGCAAGCTGCCGGTGGCTCTTGGTGCGGTGGCGGTTTCATCTTGCTGCGCGTGCGGGCTCGTGACAGGGAATGTGGGAAAGAGGCCGGGAATTGTATTGACAAAAGCAAGATGGCAATGAGTATACACTCGTTGGGTTTTGCCATCCCAAACCCACGCCTATTAACATAAAATATGTTCACTAAAAAACCCATAATCCATCACAGGTTTAATTTTGTGTCTAAACTCATGCCTATTGGTCACAGGTATTTAACGGATTGCCCATGCCCATCACAACATGTCAGAAGATGGTCATCTAGTCAAGTGAGCAAATCTACTTTATAGCACACCAAAATACTTAAAGTTGAGTCACTTGGTAAGGTGGGATTCATGTTGTGTGTTACTGCACCTCCGCACTAAACGTTTGCGAGTTATGACAGAAACACTCACCTCAAGCATGCACCAGGCCATGCCATATTCTTGAGTCCAGATGAACTTAGTGCATGCACTAAAGCACACTAGCTAGCTACAGCTTTCACATAAGAAGATTCTGCTAAAAAAAGTATGGAGCATGCATGCTCTCtatttcatttatttttttcttgcaTTTTGTACTTTATGTATTAATTATATTGTGTGATGATATGGTGAACCGAATTTAAAAATCCATAAGCTTGCAGGTTTGAGTACTACACACCCAAACCTATGCCCATAAACCTGTTGGGACTAGCTTTTGCCCCATTAACAAACCCACGGGTAGCGAAGTTGACCCATACTCTTACCCTAATAGAGCAAAAATCCATCTAATTTTAGGTCTCGTGTACCCATTGCCATCGGAGGAATCATGTTCAAGCAAAGGCCCTAAGGCGACCTCTTTTTTCATTTCATGCAGCCATGGAGCCTGAGCTTAGCAAGTTGGTAGCCCTGGAGAGAAacccgcaggaatccaagaCCAACCGTCGATGCTGATGTGGCCTGTGGGCATCTGCTGTGTTTTGCAAAAGAGATAGCAGTAAAGGTGCCCAAATGATCATCAAAAAGATGGAGGGAAGCGAGGGCTCATCCAGGGCAGCCTGCGGTCATGTGTCTGCAACAGCTCCGCGTAGGAGGAATGTTTCCACACGTTTTCAAGCTAAGGCCTCAAGCTCTGGTAGCTGGGCCTGCAACTGCGCTGATAGCATCGCTTAAGGGATACACGAGCAGGCCTGCCTAACAAGTCTATACAGGTGAAGAGTGGAACATAAAAGTAACTTTGTGACATCACAATTGAACTTATCTCCGAGGCCTCTTGCACCTAGCCATAGCTAATGAATAAACTTATCTGGGGATGCCTACTTTCTCATCTGTGTCAAGAAATCAGCCGGCGGTCTTCCAGTTCCGCTTGCTCCAAATGCCGAGAACCCAGCTCCTTGGTTACCACCAAAGGACCCGAACCCACCACCTTCAAACCAACCAAATTATGTTAGTTGCCAAAAACAGGCAGCTGGCACCAGAAAAAAACAGATAAATCTGTCACTGTAAATTTATCCTTTCGTTAGCCCAAACTGCTTATAAGTGGGTAAACACATAAGATCTTAGTGCCAAGTATTTCTGTGGCATCAAAGAACGGTAAGACAATAACTCAGCTCCAAAGCACCAAAGATTGTATTCTCTCGGTTCCAAATGATAAGTCATTTTTGCTATTTCGGTGCAAAGctagcaaaagctatgtacctagaaaagctagaaacgacttataatttggaaaagAGGGAGTATCTGACATGACAACAATTACTTGCAGACAACAAACCTAATATCTGACTATTTGAGTTAGAGCACGTCTCAGCGGATGGTAATGCAGATTGATCAACAATTAGTACACTTAACATTTAAGACTACAAACTGATTGAAATGGGTTTATGGATTACTGCTTGAAAAAATTGTCTGTGAGACTTAAAATCAATACATAGTACTCCTAAAGCTAAAGATCAAATACTTTATATAGAATTTTCAGGGCAGCCGAAATGAGTAAACCTATTCGGACCTGATCAGTGACAATTGCTGACAAGCTGGGAGAGCATAAAAATTCTTTGTAAGCCTAATGGAGCCCTATGCACTATATGGTAGTAGCTTCTTTCTAGAAGAAATGAGTAATGCAACCTAGCAGTTCCAACTCCAAATATCAATAGTTAACGGAACAATAAAATCAAATCTAGGTGTATTTAACTGCCAGCAACTAGCAAAGCTTTAAACTGATGACCACAGGTTGGAATGTTGGATGATTAATTAAACACGCATGCAAACCATAAGCAATCTGTGCTGTCACACATTAGCATTTATCCAAAACTTCCCTCCAAAAGTAAGTATTTGTTCAAAACAGAACACGACTTCAGAGATCTCACCACTGCCAAAGCCACCTCCCTGAGTGGCACCTCCAAAACCACCACCAGATGAAGCAGCACCAGCAAAACCACCACTTTTGGAGGCAGGAGCAGCAAAACCTCCaccagtagcagcagcagcagcagcaaaaccACCACCTGCAGAAGCAGCAGGTGCTGAAAAGCCCCCACCTGATGCAGGACCAGCAAATCCAGCATTACTTGAAGATAAAGAACCAAAACCCCCAGATGTAGAAGCACTAGCAAATCCACCAAATCCTCCAGAACCTACGCCTCCTAACTGGCGTGATTGTCCAAAAGAACCCAGCACTGATCCAAGTGCCTGTTGAGCACCAAACTGTGCAGGCTGCCCAAATCCAGACTGGACAGCCCCAATTTGTGCAGGCTGGCCAAATCCTGACTGTTGCCCAGATCCAATTTGTGCTGACTGACCAAAACCAGATTGAATTTGTGCAGGCTGACCAAAACCAGATTGAATTTGTGCTGTCTGCCCAAATCCTGCCTGCTGACCAGCTCCAATCTGTGCAGGCTTCCCAAATGCTGACTGCTGGCCAGATCCAATTTGTGCAGGCTGTCCAAATCCAGTAAGCCCGCTTGAGAACGAACTAGaaaaagaactagaactagttgATTGAGATGGTTGGGCTGGCTGAGCTGAAGGAATGCTTAGCGACGCCGGCCGGAAAAGCTGTCCTGGACTGGTTGTCAAAGTAAATGGTGTGCCTGAACTATTAttgtcagatgtaccaaagGAGGCACCAAAATGATTAGACTTTTGAGGACTTGAAGAAGGCTGGGACCCGAGGCTGAACCCACCAAGGGCTCCCAAGTTGAGTTCGGCACTTGCAGAAGGCGCCTCCTCTTCCATATCGTCTTCATCGGTTGAGATGGTGTTAGTGTTTGGTCCTACATCTTTTCCTGTGGAAGTAAGAACTGATTCTGATGTTGTTGGTGCTGTTTTAGGAACAGAGACATGAGTAGAAGGCAAGCTGGCGCCAGTTGTTGGAGGCACTGAATATTTGCTTTCAGTGGTCGATATGACTGAAATCGAACTTGCAGAAACTATGGTACTAGTTACCTCTGATATTAGTGTTTCAGGTTTGGAAGCATTTTGACTCAAGCCAGTTGACAAATCCTTAGCAAGAGTAGGGATTGAACTAGACACAGTATCCACAGATACTGTTGGAGAAACTTTCTGCATTGAGCTAGATAAAACATCCGAAGTTTTCACACCTGATGAGACTGATGTGGCTGAAGAGGAAACAGTCGGCCTTAAGGAGTATGAATTGGTCTGAGTAACAGGAGCTGGTGACAATGCAGAAGGTTGAGGTGCCATTTTGGGGGTATCTTTCATAGTGTCCTGTACAGCATCGCCAACCCCACTTAGCGGGTCAGTCTTCTCATGTGATACAGCAGGCTTGGAATGTTCAGAAGTTAAAGACGATTTGCCAAGATCTCCGAATATGCCACCCTTGT contains:
- the LOC8056880 gene encoding sugar transport protein 13; the protein is MPAGGFSVSAPSGVEFEAKITPIVIISCIMAATGGLMFGYDVGISGGVTSMDDFLGKFFPAVLRKKQEDKESNYCKYDNQGLQLFTSSLYLAGLTATFFASYTTRRLGRRLTMLVAGVFFIVGVIFNGAAQNLAMLIVGRILLGCGVGFANQAVPLFLSEIAPTRIRGGLNILFQLNVTIGILFANLVNYGTSKIHPWGWRLSLSLAGIPAVLLTLGALFVTDTPNSLIERGRLDEGKAVLKKIRGTDNVEPEFNEIVEASRVAQEVKHPFRNLLQRRNRPQLVIAVLLQIFQQFTGINAIMFYAPVLFNTLGFKSDASLYSAVITGAVNVLSTLVSVYSVDRVGRRMLLLEAGVQMFLSQVAIAVVLGIKVTDHSDNLGHGWAIMVVVMVCTFVSSFAWSWGPLGWLIPSETFPLETRSAGQSVTVCVNLLFTFVIAQAFLSMLCHLKYAIFVFFSAWVLVMSFFVLFFLPETKNVPIEEMTERVWKQHWFWKRYMDDDNHHIVNGKITANNGASV